Proteins co-encoded in one Zalophus californianus isolate mZalCal1 chromosome 9, mZalCal1.pri.v2, whole genome shotgun sequence genomic window:
- the SP7 gene encoding transcription factor Sp7 yields the protein MASSLLEEEAHYGSSPLAMLTAACSKFGGTSPLRDSATLGKAGAKKPYSVGSDLSAPKTMGDAYPAPFSSTNGLLSPAGSPPAPTSGYANDYPPFSHSFPGPTGTQDPGLLVPKGHSSSDCLPSVYTSLDMAHPYGSWYKAGIHAGISPGPGNAPTPWWDMHPGGNWLGGGQAQGDGLQGTLPTGPAQPPLNPQLPTYPSDFAPLNPAPYPAPHLLQPGPQHVLPQDVYKPKAVSNSGQLEGSGGAKPPRGAGSGGSGGYGGGGAGRSSCDCPNCQELERLGAAAAGLRKKPIHSCHIPGCGKVYGKASHLKAHLRWHTGERPFVCNWLFCGKRFTRSDELERHVRTHTREKKFTCLLCSKRFTRSDHLSKHQRTHGEPGPGPPPSGPKELGEGRSAGEEEASQTPRTSASPAPPEKAPEGSPEQSNLLEI from the exons ATGGCGTCCTCCCTGCTTGAG GAGGAAGCTCACTATGGCTCCAGTCCCCTGGCCATGCTGACGGCAGCGTGCAGCAAATTTGGTGGCACCAGCCCTCTGCGGGACTCAGCGACACTGGGCAAAGCAGGCGCCAAGAAGCCATACTCTGTGGGCAGTGACCTTTCAGCCCCCAAAACCATGGGGGATGCCTACCCAGCCCCCTTTTCAAGCACCAATGGGCTCCTCTCACCTGCAGGCAGTCCTCCTGCACCCACCTCGGGCTATGCCAATGACTACCCTCCTTTTTCCCACTCATTCCCTGGACCCACAGgcacccaggaccctgggctacTAGTGCCCAAAGGCCACAGCTCTTCTGACTGCCTGCCCAGTGTCTACACCTCTCTGGACATGGCGCACCCCTATGGCTCCTGGTACAAGGCCGGCATCCATGCAGGCATCTCACCGGGCCCAGGCAACGCTCCTACTCCTTGGTGGGACATGCACCCCGGGGGCAATTGGCTAGGTGGTGGGCAGGCCCAGGGTGATGGGCTGCAAGGGACACTGCCCACAGGCCCTGCTCAGCCTCCACTGAACCCCCAGCTGCCCACCTACCCGTCCGACTTTGCCCCCCTTAATCCAGCTCCCTACCCAGCTCCTCATCTCCTGCAACCGGGGCCCCAGCATGTCTTGCCCCAAGACGTCTATAAACCCAAGGCAGTGAGCAATAGTGGGCAGCTGGAGGGGAGCGGTGGGGCCAAACCCCCCCGGGGGGCCGGCTCTGGGGGCAGTGGTGGATACGGAGGCGGTGGAGCGGGGCGTTCCTCCTGCGACTGCCCCAACTGCCAGGAGCTAGAGCGCCTGGGGGCGGCAGCAGCTGGGCTGCGGAAGAAGCCCATCCACAGCTGCCACATCCCGGGCTGCGGCAAGGTGTACGGCAAGGCCTCGCACCTGAAGGCCCACTTGCGCTGGCACACAGGCGAGCGGCCCTTCGTCTGCAACTGGCTCTTCTGCGGCAAGAGGTTCACCCGTTCGGACGAGCTGGAGCGCCATGTGCGCACCCACACCCGGGAGAAGAAGTTCACCTGCCTGCTCTGCTCCAAGCGCTTTACCCGAAGTGACCACCTGAGTAAACACCAACGTACCCACGGCGAGCCAGGCCCAGGGCCCCCTCCCAGCGGCCCCAAGGAACTGGGGGAGGGCCGCAGTGCAGGGGAAGAGGAGGCCAGTCAGACGCCCCGAACTTCAgcctccccagcacccccagagAAAGCCCCTGAAGGCAGCCCAGAGCAGAGCAACCTGCTGGAGATCTGA